One window from the genome of uncultured Umboniibacter sp. encodes:
- the nadD gene encoding nicotinate-nucleotide adenylyltransferase: MDTPELSKLIAVYGGTFNPIHQGHLQAAEEISVLCGTDSLLLVPASIPPHRAVPSVTFAHRLKMVELAIAGREGWRVDDREARRNAPSYTIDTLASLRDELGPDVSLAFCVGSDAFQSINTWHRWEELTDFAHVIVAQRCDMMAPLNSIVEKWSASKVLSAPSQLRDRPSGGVLHLSQRPMNCSSSDIRAKLVQGASPNLLLPESVLQYIKQQHLYQTE; the protein is encoded by the coding sequence ATGGACACACCCGAGCTTAGCAAGTTGATTGCCGTCTATGGCGGTACTTTCAACCCCATTCACCAAGGCCACCTGCAAGCGGCGGAGGAAATATCTGTACTGTGTGGTACGGATAGTCTATTGCTAGTACCTGCAAGCATTCCGCCACATCGGGCGGTACCTTCCGTGACTTTTGCACATCGATTGAAGATGGTCGAGCTAGCCATCGCTGGGCGGGAAGGTTGGCGCGTTGATGATCGAGAGGCACGTCGGAATGCGCCATCCTATACCATCGACACCTTAGCTTCTCTGCGTGACGAACTGGGCCCAGATGTAAGTCTGGCATTCTGTGTCGGCAGTGACGCGTTTCAAAGTATTAATACGTGGCATCGTTGGGAAGAACTAACGGATTTCGCGCATGTTATTGTTGCCCAGAGATGCGATATGATGGCGCCGCTCAATTCGATAGTTGAAAAGTGGTCGGCATCTAAGGTATTGTCGGCGCCGTCTCAGCTGAGAGATCGCCCCAGTGGTGGTGTTTTACACTTGAGTCAGAGACCAATGAACTGCTCGTCGTCAGATATTCGAGCAAAATTGGTGCAAGGGGCGAGTCCCAATCTATTATTACCAGAGTCGGTGTTGCAGTATATTAAGCAACAGCATCTCTACCAAACTGAGTAA
- the rsfS gene encoding ribosome silencing factor yields the protein MTDPMIKVVVDALEDIKAVDITVLDVSDKTDVFDTIIIATGNSNRQVNALAANVVDEVKQRGIQPIGVEGREASEWVLVDLGDIVVHTMLPAIREFYALEKLWGDTPEAQVE from the coding sequence ATGACCGATCCAATGATCAAAGTCGTCGTAGACGCGCTAGAAGATATCAAAGCTGTTGATATTACTGTTCTGGATGTCAGCGACAAGACAGACGTATTCGATACCATCATCATCGCTACCGGTAACTCTAACCGTCAGGTTAACGCGCTGGCGGCTAACGTTGTGGACGAAGTAAAGCAACGTGGAATTCAGCCCATTGGTGTTGAAGGTCGTGAGGCGTCAGAGTGGGTGCTTGTGGATCTAGGCGATATTGTTGTCCACACGATGCTGCCAGCTATCCGTGAGTTCTATGCACTAGAAAAACTTTGGGGTGATACCCCTGAGGCTCAAGTCGAGTAA
- the rlmH gene encoding 23S rRNA (pseudouridine(1915)-N(3))-methyltransferase RlmH, with protein MKVTIIAVGTKMPAWVEAGCGEYIKRLPRDYNLRFIEIPVGARAKNPDIQRAKQSEADAILATIPKGDWVVALDVAGKIWSTEQLATHLDSWRMSGNNVCILIGGPDGYAPSVLARANQRWSMSHLTLPHPLVRIVLAEQLYRAHTILHNHPYHK; from the coding sequence ATGAAAGTGACCATCATCGCTGTTGGCACTAAGATGCCTGCTTGGGTTGAAGCAGGCTGCGGCGAGTATATAAAGAGACTACCACGAGACTATAACCTCAGGTTCATAGAGATTCCGGTAGGTGCCCGCGCAAAGAACCCTGATATTCAACGTGCCAAACAGAGTGAAGCGGACGCAATACTCGCTACGATACCTAAAGGTGACTGGGTAGTAGCCTTAGATGTGGCGGGGAAAATTTGGAGCACCGAACAGCTCGCAACCCATTTAGACTCGTGGCGCATGTCGGGCAATAATGTCTGTATCTTAATTGGCGGACCTGATGGCTATGCGCCGTCAGTGTTGGCTAGAGCAAACCAGCGTTGGAGTATGTCACACCTCACATTACCGCACCCGCTAGTTCGAATAGTACTTGCGGAACAGCTATACAGAGCGCACACTATATTGCACAATCATCCCTATCATAAATAG